Genomic segment of Arachis stenosperma cultivar V10309 chromosome 4, arast.V10309.gnm1.PFL2, whole genome shotgun sequence:
GTGTACCTATGAAATAGTGGGGAAGAAAAATTCACATATGAGCTTGAAGAATCTGTTTCCCAATTTGGGGAAGTTCCAAACTGACCCTCATAAGATTTAAACTAGGAATAAATTAGCTTcttaaaaaaagagagagaaagaaactaaGAATAAATTAGAAACTCAACTTATTATCTAATCAATCATAAGAATTCCTTTCGACATTATAACAACACGAAAGCTTTGTCCATTAGGTGAGACTGGCTAGATCATATGAACGGAATAGTGCCCTATCGCAAACTATGCTAATAGTCTAAGCATTTAagtctaaataatttttttaacggTTCTTGCATAGTATTTCTTGGTCTCCTTTTACCTTTAGCTACTGAGCTACCCTATATGCACATGATCAAGCCACTCATCACAAGATAAAGAATAATATCCATCTTGAATAGTCGGAGTTATTCAATCATTCAAAATAGTGCATTTTATTGCTCCTCCTTCTCCTTAGCCGTCGAATAACATACATTGCTTTGTCATACTGAtgtgaattcaaatagtatCCATGGGACTGCATCCTGTCAACAAGATCAATAGCATAGTCCTTTTTATCTATCGAAAGAAGGAGACATTTGAGGAGCTTGTTACAAATTCTTGGCCTCAACATGAAACTTTTTTCTAGGGTGTAGAGGAATATGTTTActgcatcatccagcttcccTTCCTCACAGAGAATATCAATCAAATGTACACAACTTGTAGGATTGATATTAATATTGAACTCACCAAGAACAGAAAATATAGCTAATGCTTCATCTACCTTTTTTGCCATACAGAACCCAGTAATTAGAATTGTGTATGGAGCTAAATTAAAATCTCTACATTTGAAGTCCATTTCCAGTAAGCCTCGAATTACTTCTTTAACATTTCCTCTGATAAAATGGTTCTCCAACACGTTGATTGAATCATTATCCCACCTCGGAAGGCTTTTCAGATATTCAAAGTAAAGATTGAAGGCCATCGAGACCTTCCCCTTTTTGTTTAACCAGCTCATATGGGCATTAGAATTTGATAATCCAGGTTGACAACCATGCTTCAACATATGTTCACGGATCTTAAAGGCGTCATATTCTCTGTTAGCCCTATAAAGTCCATCAACAAGTGTCCCATAAGTAATAGAATCAGGTGAGATCCCCTTTAGTTGCAGCTCCTTGAAAAGCTTGATAGCAGCGTTGATATTACCAGTTTTGCAAAAACCATTGATTAAAATGTTGTATGTGATAATGTTAGGCACAACCCCACTCCCAGCAAGTTGTTTGAGAAGCTTGTAAGCATTCAAAACTTCACCAGCCTCGCACATTTGCTCCACCTTTTTCTGGAGACTAACACTATCAAAAACCCTGTCAGAACCCTGAGAAAGCCGGAAAAACAAAGATGGGCTTCTCCCAATCTCCATCTCGTGCAGTAAAAGGTGTGCTTCCTCAATTCTGCGAGCCTTGCAAAGGCCATGCATCAGAGCACTGAAGGTCACAACTGAAGGGAGACATCCAAGTTTTTCCATCTGATTAAATATCTCCCGTGCCTCTCCAACCATTCCATTCCTACACATGCCACAGATGAGAATGGTGCAGGTGTAAGCATTATGAAACTGTTCATCCTTGGAAACCTCAAGCTGAAGAGATCTAGCTTGGTCCAAACGACCTATGTCACAAAAACCTTTGATTAATGCATTGTAACAATAGGCGTCTGGTACTAAACCCATCCCAATCATCTCATCTAACATCTTTGCAGCTTCACCAACCCTACCCTCTTCGGACAAACCACGTATCATGATAGCATATAAAGTAACATCCGGCACAATTCCCCTCTTAAACATCTTGGTGTACCATACATATGCCTCACTATATCTCTTGGCGTGAATGAAGCTATTTATCAGAGAACAGTAACTCTGCAGATTAAGAGCAAAACCATCTATCCTCAACAAAGACAGCAAAGAAAGCGCTTCATCTGTCCTCCCGTTCTTGCAAAACCCATCAATCAAGACATTATAACAGCGCAAAGTAGGCAAGCACCCATTTTCTTTCATAGTGTTAAACAACCTAAACGCCTCATCAACCTTCTTCCACTGACAGAGGCCATAAATAATAGCCGTATACGTCTTAACATCAGGCAGCACACCCCTCTTGCTCATATCATCGAGCATCTCGAGGGCAGCATTGAAGTTTCCAATCTTACAGAATCCACCAATCAAGAGAGTGTACGTGTGGTCATCTGGCAAAGAATTAGACCTAAGCATAACATTATAGAGCGAAAAAGCCAACACAAACAAGTCTTTCTTGAGCACaaccttcaagatagtgttatAGGCGTGAGCATCAGGCTCACAATCGAACTCAGACATTCTATCAAAACACTGAATGGCTTCTTCAGCAAGACCCATATAGGAATAGGTCCTTATGAGGGCTCTA
This window contains:
- the LOC130974546 gene encoding pentatricopeptide repeat-containing protein At1g79540-like; protein product: MEMGFSSKQSEKRGQNLDGDRGQVTNTTQKTVVGWKNLRRPDEDDGLTCCPLFQTPQDSAPLPPSSPRSLYAVVEMSPFPQCFRTAHKEWCSLYWDALQLLKKSGIFISSESVRALIRTYSYMGLAEEAIQCFDRMSEFDCEPDAHAYNTILKVVLKKDLFVLAFSLYNVMLRSNSLPDDHTYTLLIGGFCKIGNFNAALEMLDDMSKRGVLPDVKTYTAIIYGLCQWKKVDEAFRLFNTMKENGCLPTLRCYNVLIDGFCKNGRTDEALSLLSLLRIDGFALNLQSYCSLINSFIHAKRYSEAYVWYTKMFKRGIVPDVTLYAIMIRGLSEEGRVGEAAKMLDEMIGMGLVPDAYCYNALIKGFCDIGRLDQARSLQLEVSKDEQFHNAYTCTILICGMCRNGMVGEAREIFNQMEKLGCLPSVVTFSALMHGLCKARRIEEAHLLLHEMEIGRSPSLFFRLSQGSDRVFDSVSLQKKVEQMCEAGEVLNAYKLLKQLAGSGVVPNIITYNILINGFCKTGNINAAIKLFKELQLKGISPDSITYGTLVDGLYRANREYDAFKIREHMLKHGCQPGLSNSNAHMSWLNKKGKVSMAFNLYFEYLKSLPRWDNDSINVLENHFIRGNVKEVIRGLLEMDFKCRDFNLAPYTILITGFCMAKKVDEALAIFSVLGEFNININPTSCVHLIDILCEEGKLDDAVNIFLYTLEKSFMLRPRICNKLLKCLLLSIDKKDYAIDLVDRMQSHGYYLNSHQYDKAMYVIRRLRRRRSNKMHYFE